The following coding sequences lie in one Musa acuminata AAA Group cultivar baxijiao chromosome BXJ3-1, Cavendish_Baxijiao_AAA, whole genome shotgun sequence genomic window:
- the LOC135629275 gene encoding transcription factor bHLH84-like, with translation MTHLCDSHHFAEEQDQGLSMVTPAMLCSDHSSHSYSSYWPQYNSSSFLPLADYGGYSICTGEEQITAPSFPGDQFNLEVGGLFAKPPIPLLPCDHNAEATKKRVTTSELEMPEMTGSGDGHTVRPNKKARAAASVPKKRKNPQPKKAQRTVATANEEEGNGELNSQSSSCYSSEEDCNGSQELLGSGITSSSSKATAGRGSSTDPQSLYARKRRERINERLRTLQSLVPNGTKKSNESRLWVVDVTQVDLSTMLEEAVEYVKFLHLQIKVTLHVLPYLV, from the exons ATGACACACCTCTGCGACtcccaccattttgctgaggagcAAGATCAAGGCCTGAGCATGGTGACGCCTGCCATGCTCTGTTCTGATCACAGCTCCCATTCATACTCTTCCTACTGGCCTCAATACAATTCTAGTAGTTTTCTTCCTCTCGCCGACTACGGAGGCTACAGCATTTGCACTGGTGAGGAGCAGATCACCGCGCCATCCTTCCCGGGGGATCAATTCAATCTCGAAGTCGGAGGCTTGTTCGCGAAGCCGCCAATTCCCCTTCTTCCCTGTGATCACAACGCCGAGGCCACCAAGAAAAGAGTCACTACAAGTGAGCTTGAGATGCCGGAGATGACAGGAAGCGGGGATGGCCACACCGTCAGACCCAACAAGAAGGCTCGGGCCGCCGCATCG GTGCCTAAGAAGAGGAAGAATCCACAACCCAAGAAAGCTCAGAGGACCGTTGCCACTGCCAATGAAGAAGAAGGCAATGGCGAGCTGAACTCACAAAGCTCCAGCTGCTACAGCTCGGAGGAGGACTGCAATGGTTCTCAGGAGCTGCTGGGTTCTGGCATCACAAGTTCTAGCTCGAAAGCAACAGCTGGTCGGGGTTCATCTACCGATCCCCAAAGCCTTTACGCGAGG AAGAGGAGAGAAAGAATCAATGAGAGGCTGAGGACATTACAGAGCCTGGTTCCAAATGGAACCAAA AAATCTAACGAATCCCGCCTGTGGGTCGTCGATGTAACGCAGGTAGATCTCAGCACAATGCTTGAAGAAGCAGTTGAGTACGTGAAGTTCCTGCATCTCCAAATCAAGGTGACGCTGCACGTTCTACCATATCTTGTTTGA